Genomic DNA from Desulfurivibrio alkaliphilus AHT 2:
GCAGTGGCCGATGGCCCCCTTTACCGAATGCACCGGCGGCGGCTGGGGCCAGATGGTGCCAAAGGCCAGCAGCTCCATGGCATCGTTATAAGTGGTGCCGGTGCCGTGGGCGTTGATCCCGCCCACCGGCAGCCTCCCCTGCTCCGTGGCCTGCTTAAGGGCCCTGATCAGGCCGCTGGCCTGCCGGCAGGGCGCGGTGATATGGGTGGCATCGCAGGAAATCCCGTACCCGGCGATGGCGGCCTGCACCGGCCATTGCCGAGCGGCGGCCTGCTCTGCGGTGGTCAGCAGCAACCAGCCGCCGCCCTCACCCAAAGAAAGCCCGTCCCGTTCAGCGTCAAAAGGGCGGCAACCTTCAGCCGCCAAGGCCTGCAATCCGGCAAAACCGGCCAACACAAAACGGCTCAGCAGGTCCACCCCAACCACCAGGGCGGCCTCGCACTCCCCGCGAGCCAGCCGCATGAGAGCTTCCATAACGGCCACCGTACCCGAGGCACAGGCCGCACTCACCGTCCGGCATTCGTGCTCGATTCCCAGCCAGTCGGCCATGGTTGCCGCCAGCTCCGGAGGCTGTCCCGGCCAGTAACCATCGGCGGGGGTCAGCAGTTCATCAACGGCGCCCTTGGTGGTGGCGCAAATCAGAGCGGTTTTCGGGGGTAAAGCCGGAACACCGGCCAGCAGCCGGCGCAGCAGGGTCTGCAGGCGCTCATCGCTGCCCGGGGCGGCGTCCAGGCCGGCAACCCGGCCCATTACCCACGGGGTCGCAAAGCCTTCCGCAAAACCTTCCGCAAAACCTTCCATAGCCGGCCGCTGTAATCCGCAGCGGCCAGCCAGCAAGCCCTGCCAGGTGGCCTCCTCATCCCCCAGGGCCGTCTCAATCGCGCTCTTGACCACCACCACCTGCTTCATTACAGCTCTCCTCGGCGCCACTGTTCCTTGAACTCCTCGATCCAGTCCGGCGGGGAAAGCAACAGATTATTATCCCCATCGGTCAACAACTGCATGGAGTACCCCCGGGCCACCAACCGGCTTTCCGGCCCTTCGATGCGAAAGGAATAATCCAACCGCATGGCCTCGTTCCAGTGCATGCAGGCAGTTATCTCCATGGTGTCGTCAAAGTAGAGCGGAGCGTGGTAATCGATGTGCAGGCGGACCAGGGGGGCCCTGACCCCGCGCCGGATAAAATCCCGGTAACCAAGACCATAACGATCACCCAGAGCCACCCGGCCGTCCTCGAAATAGCTGACATACCGGCCATGCCAGACAATGCCCATCAGGTCGATCTCTTCAAACCGGACCCGGCGGCTGACGGTGACCGCTAAAGGTGCGGGGTCGCCGGGTGATGGCGGAAAATATTCGGTAAAACCCATAAACTCGACAACCTCAGAATTAGTAATCGTTCAGCAGCACCGCACCTTCGGGCGATCAGCCAAGCTTACGTACAGGGGGTACGCTGCGCCTGGCTGCTTACCCGAATCTGCGGCACTGCTGAACGATTACAGCCCGTTAGACCGGCAAGTTAGCACCCCTGGTGAACGGTTACCACAATTAAGGTAAACGTCAATCAAGTCACAACAGGGTTGAGCGGCCGCAAATCAAGTTTGCCCCCGGCCACCAGCCCGCCGTCTTTGGTCAATTTGAATTTCGCCTGCCAGCCGGTGGCTTCACCCCTGGGCACCAGGTGCAGAGAAACCGTAAGCAGCTCCTGTGGCCGCACCATGCCCCGGAATTTTGCCCCCCGGCAGCCCACCGTCAGCAACTTGCCGGCAACGGCCAGTTCCGCCAGCTGACGGACAGCGGCCAACTGCACCACCGCCGGCAGGATCGGCAGGTCGGGAAAATGACCGGCAAACCCCGGAAATTCCGGGGCAAAGCAGTAATCTCCAACCAGCCACATCCCCTCTTCATCCTGCTGTTCCCGGCGCCAGGAACGCAGGGATTGCCTCAATCCTTCCTCAAGAGATAACATGCCCGATCTCCACTTAATGATTAACCCCCATCGTAACCGTTCACCAGGGGTATTAACCTAACAGGTATAACGGGCCGTAAGCGTTCAGCAGCGCCGCAGGTTCGGGCAAGCAGCCAGGCGCAGCGTACCCCCTGTACGTAAGCCTGGCTGATCGCCCGAAGATGCGGTGCTGCTGAGCGCTTACCCCCCGTCCGGTACCAGTTGCAATGTTACCCCGAGCCAGGGGTTTGTAAAAGTTATTCTCTCCGGCGCCGCATCCCGGTCAGAACTGACATACTTCACCGACCATAACGGCAGCAGACCGAGCCGGGCGTATTTTTTTTCCCCCTCATTGGTTGCCCGCCGACAGAGGCGCAGCAGGAAATTTCGCCCACATGGGCTGCCGTCGGGTTCCAGCAAAAAAATCCGGTACAGGGAGGTGCCGAGAAAGTCCGGCAGCCGGTGCCCTTCAAAAACCCCAAGTTCCCGCAGGGTCTGCCGTTCACCGGCGGCATCCAGCCGGGCTTCCAGAAGGGTAATCCCGGTGCCGTCCAGCAAAACGTAATGCAGACCATCGTTTTCAAACCTGGTGCCCAGCAGACCGGCAAACTTCTGCTCTTCTCCCTGACTGATGGTCAGCCGCCACAACTCACCCGGCCTGACCACCTGCTCCTGCCAGGCGGTTTCCGGCGGGCGAGCGGGTAAAGCGCAACCGACGGCAGCCCATAACATGATCAGCAAAAACAGGCCGAGTTTTTTCATCTAAACCTCCCGTAGGCCACCCTAGCGCTCGGCCGGCAAGGCATTTCCAGCCAGCACCGGGGAGACCAGCAAGGCCGTCGGCCAGGCCGCCCCGATCCCCCAGAGTACGGTAACTCCCAGGGAGTGGAGGGCCGGGTGCTGAGCAAAGGCCAGCACCCCGAAACTGATCATGGAACTGGCCGCACAGATGGAAACCGCCAGCAGGGTGGTGGCCGAACGGCGCTCGCCCCGGGCACAGACCACGAAAATACCGTAATCCACACTCAAGCCGATCACCATGATCCCCATCAGCAGGTGCATCATGTTCAATTCACCACCGGTCAAGCGGCAGAACAGGATCATGGCCGCCAGGGCCGACAGCACCGGGGCCAGCACCGCCAGCACCGATCGAGGCCGGCGGAAGAACAATACCGCCAGCAGGATTAGCAGCAGCGCCGCCGCCGAGGTCAGTACCGCCAGATCATGGCGCAGCAGCCGCTCCACCTGCTGCCGCCATTTCTGGTTGGCCAGCACGGTAACCCCAGGTTGCCCGTCAGCCAGGGCCAGCAGTTGCGGCAAATGGTGGGGTTCGCTCAACTCCACCGTGGTCAGCATCAGATACTCCTCCGGGTGGGGGTGGTTTTGCTGCTGCTCCGGCTTGCGCACCATCATACTCAACAGCGGGCGCAACGGCCCGGCCAGTATTGCCTCCGCTTCCAGCAGCACCGGCGGGGCGGTCAACCGCTTCAGAAATGAATCGAAGGCCGTGGGAACAAAACCGGCCTGCCCGGCGGCTTGCCTGAAACGCGCCGGGAAATCATCACCCAGGGCCGCCCAGAAGGCCTGCCAGTCCGTCAGCCGCTGTTGCTGCACGGAAGGCGCCGGCAACAGCGGAGCGATACTTTGCCAGCGGGGCCAGTCATGCTGCCGCAAATAGCGATAAACCTCAAAATTATGCTCCTGCGCCTCAGCCAAGGTGGCGCCGGCCGCCACCACAAAAGCCAGTTCTCCTTCCCGGCCCCAGGTGGTTCTGAAATGTTCCTCGGCGGCCAGCACCTTGGCATCGGGCGCATCCAGCACCCGCAGGTCACCGGTATACTGCAGCGCAGGCCAGGAAAGCAAACCGCCAAGCAACAAAGCACCCCAGAGGCCCAACAGCAGCAGCCGACCGCCCGCAGAGATCACCACCGGAGGCCGGAACCAAGCCGCCGGCGGGCGCTGGCGGCGGCCAATCAGGGTTGGCAGCAGCAGCCAGGAAAAAATCACCGCCAGCAGAATGCCGGTAAGCGCCAGGGTGGCCATCTGCCGGTGGGAAGGGACCTGGGAAAAAAGCAGCACCACAAAAACCCCGGCCGTGGTAAGGGTGGCTAAAGACACCGGGCGAAACAGGCGGCGCAGCATGGCTTGATGACCGCCCTCTTCCCGGGCCAGAGCCAGATAGATATGCACCGCGAAATCAACCGCAATACCGATGAGCACGATCCCAAACCCCAGCGCCAGGGCACTTACCTGACCATGCACCAACCCCATAACGGCAATGGCGGCCGGGGCCGCCAGAAACGGGATCGCCAGCACCAGCAGCACCCGGCCGTCCCGCAGAGAGGCCAGCAGCATGGTGAGCAACAGCACCGAGGCCAGCGGCAGCAACAGCCGCAGGTCGCGCTGGACGGCCTGATAATTGGCCAGGGTATGCGGCAGCGAGCCGACAACACCCCAGTCCACCCCGGCGGGCAAATGATCGCTCATGATGGCCTGCAGCAACTCGGCTGTTTGGGCTGCTCCCCGGGAGTCGGTCAGCGGCACCGCGCTCTCGGCCAAAATCAGGGCGCTGAGGCGATCTTCACTGAGGAAAAAACCGTCCACCATGGTGGCATCATGTTCCTGCTGCAGGCGGGATAGTTTTTGCAACACCTGGGGAAGCAAGCCCAAGGGGTCTTGCTGCACCTGCCTTTTGACCACCATCCCGGCGGGACTGTTGAGCAGGTTGAAGTTGTCATCCATGATCCGGGCCAGGCCCGCTTCATCCAGCCGGGAAGCCAGCCCGGCCAGATCTTGCCGCTCAAGCAGCACCGGCAAGTAAGGACCCAGCTCACTCGGCAGGTTGCGTGCCAGGTCGGGCGGCAGGCGATAAACCACCTCCACCATGAGCTCGCTGGCCGCCATGGCCCGACCGACCTGAGCCACTCCTTGCTGCAGGGCCGTTTGGGCTTCAGCGGAGGAAGAATAATAAGCGGGATCAACGGTCAGGGTAAGAAAAATACGGTCCACCAGACCCAACCGCTGCAACAGTGACAGATCACCCCGTACCGCCTTACCCGGCAGCAGGTCCAGGGCATCCTCTTTAAATTGGAGTTGCAGGGCCAGCAACAGCCCGGACAGCACAATCAGCAACACCAGCAGCCAGCGCAGCAGAACCGCTCGCGGCCGGGCGGTGGGCGGGGGAAATTCGCCCCGGGGCTGAGCCGGAGGCTCACCCACCGTCATGGCACCGGCTGAACAGGGCGTCGTCGAGGTCAGGATCGGGCTGGCAGTCATGGAAGGTAAGTCTGGTCAGATCGCCGCCGGCTTCCTTGATCTCAACCTGCCGGGGCTGATGGGTCTCCGGGTTGAAGGCAATGGTCAGGGAACTGACAAACTCGGCCACGGCCGGGTCTTTAGGCTCAATCAACAGGGTGGCGTCAGCGGCCAGCGACAGGTGATATTCCGCCGCCAGGCGTTCGTGTTCACCACCCAGCCACAGCCAGAGCTGCCGGGCCACCATGCGCATAATCGGATCCTGTTGCAGGTCGAAACGGACCGGCGGCGAGTTGCCGTCACAGCGCATGCCGCTGTCACCCTTGAAAATCAGTACCGAATTGATCGGGCTGGCAAATTCCCAGCGCAGGCGGTCGGGCCTGACCAGGTCCAGCCGGCCGCGAAAGACCACCGGCCGGTCGAACATGGCCAGCTCCTTCTCCTGGGTAAAGGCACAACTCATACTGCGCATCTCGGCGGCAGACCGGTCAATCTTTTGCAAAAAAGCCGCCAGCTCTTCCTGCTTTTCCCCTGCGGCCCCGTTAATCGGCAAAAGCAGGATCAGCAACAAGCCGGTTAATTTCACCAGCCACCGGACACCCATTATCGGCCCTCCTCGGTCATATCTCCTTCCCATACCTTGATTTCCACTTCGGCCAGATCGACATCGCCGGGCCGGTCATCCTTGCAAGAGACGCTACGCACCCAGCCCCGGATGATTTTCACCGCCCCGAATTCAAAGGTTTTCTCCAGCTCGACCAGCACCGTGGCGCCGGGCCGGGGCGAGCACAACAAGCGAAAAGCATCCACCCCCACCAGCATCCCGCCGCCGGGTGCAACCCCTGCTCGCCGGGCGTCATAACCGTTGGCGGCGGCCATGGCCTGGGCTACCAGCTCTATCCAGTACTCCGCCGACACCCCGCTGTCGGCATCAACCCAGATGCCCGCCGCCGGCACCACGGCCCGGGCCAACGCCCGCCCGGGTTGCCATTCCAGCAACTCATCCACCAGCAGCATCGGCGGCCGTTGCGGCACCAGTTCCACCGCCGGTAGCGGCAAAGTCAAAGCGCTCATAGTATTTCCGTAATCGTTCACCAGGGCCCGCCCGTAACCTGCTAACCGGCCGTAACCGAACAGCCGTACCGCATAACCAAAAGGACAAACAAATGAGGACAGATGTGGGGTAACCGTTCAGCAGTGCCGCAGATTCGGGCAAGCAGCCAGGCGCAGCGTACCCCGGTACGTAAGCCTGGCTGATCGCCCGAAGGTGCGGTGCTGCTGAACGGTTACGGTTACCTACATGTGCAGTCCACCGTTAACTCCGATCACCTGACCGGTGATATACCCCGCCTCGGGGCCGAGCAGAAAATTGACCACTCCCGCCACCTCTTCCACCGTCCCGACCCGGTTCATGGGGACCATGGGCAAAATCCTGTCCAGCGGCAGATCCTTGATCATCTCGGTATCGATCAGACCGGGCGAGACCACGTTGACCAGAATGTTGCGCCGGGCCACTTCCCGGGCCAGTGATTTACAGGCTGCGATCAGCCCGCCTTTGGCCGCGGCGTAATTCACCTGGCCGGCCTGACCGGCTTCGCCGGAAACGGACGCAATGGCAATGATCCGCCCCTTTCTTTTACCCAGCATGGCCTTGGAAAACAACCGCCCCAGCAGGAAAAAGCCGGTCAGGTGCGTGGAGAGCACCCGGTCCCAGTCCTGGCGGCCCATCATGGGCAGCAGGGTATCGCGGGTGATCCCGGCATTATGAATAAACCCGTAAGGGGTTTCTTCGGCCAACAACGGCTCCAGGGCGGCGGCCACCGCCTCTTCATCGGCCACGTCGAAGGGCAGCAATCGGCAGCGGCGACCTAGCCGCTCGATCTCCTCCTGCAGGGCACGGGCCTCGGCGTGGGCCGAGTGATAGTTCAGCCAGAGATCGTAACCACCGGCCGCCAGCCGGCGGGCAATACCGGCCCCGATCCCGCGACTGGCGCCGGAGATAAAGACTACGGGGGCATCAGACATGGCTTTATCCACCTTGATTTTGTTTTTTCAGTTGTAACTATCCTAGCAGCAGCACTTCGGCACGCCCGCAGGGAGCGGTGGCCTGCCAGTGCAGTGAGCTTCCCGCCTGCCGGGAGCATTCTTCCAGGGCATGACTTAAGGCCAGGGCCGCCGCCAGGCTCCGCGGGGCCTCCGCCGGAGGGCAAAACGCCCCGGAGGGCTGGAACCGTTCTCCCGTGCGCAATAAATAAAAGACGGGATCACTGGGTTTTTCCTCCAGCACAATCTCGCCCAGCCGGGGCAAGGCACCCGCCGCCGGCTCGACCGCCTCCAGCAACCAGGCAACCGCCCCCAAACGGCAGGCCACCGGTGGCGAAGCAAGCGGCTCGCCCACCGCCGGCAGGCCACCGGTTTCCACTGCCAGTCGCGCGGCGGCCTCGGCCAGCAACGGCGATTCTTCTTCCACTGCCACCACCAGGGCGGCGGCCAGGTCGGCACGCTCCAAAGCTGCCTTGGCTTCCGCCAGAGCGGCCAAAAAGGGCCAGCCGGGGGTGGTCAGGGTCAGGGCCGGCCCCTGCAGGTTCAACAACCGGGTCAGATAACCCACCGCGGCATTGTGGACCGAGTGTGAAAACAGGGTGGGCGAGGCCTGACCTTCGCCGTTGTCAAAGAGGGTGTCCAAAAAACGGAAATTGGTCTCCAACGGACCGGTGGTGGTGCCGAGAAAAACCCCGATCTCCGGTCGTCCCTCCGCCGCTGAAAGCTCGTCCTCGGCGCCCATGGCGCCAGCCCCGGCCAGCACCGCCAGCCGGGAAAAATCATCGGCCCGGCGCAAAGACCGTAACCAATGGGCCGGAATCTCGGCCCCGGCAACTGCCGCCTGCACCGCTCTGATCTGTACCGCACATTTCATACTGCGTAACCATTCACCAAAGGTACTAACCTGCTAGATTAACGGGCCGTAAGCGAACAGCCGTGCCGCAGGTGAGGTCTTGCAGCCAGGCGCAGCGTACCCCCTGTACGTAAGCCTGGCTGATCGCCCGAAGATGTGGTGCGGCTGTTCGCTTACCATACTGCTGCCTCCAGTACCAGGCAACTGTTGCCACCGCCGAAGGCCAGCGACTGGGAAATCCCGATGGGACCGGTCAACACTCTTTCTTCGTCTTCCGCCAGGGGCCGGTAAGGGAAGGCCGGGTCTGGCCGCCGGCAGCGGCGGGAGCCGACGGTTTTACCGGCCTGCAGGGCCAGCAGGGTAAAGACCGCCTCGACCGCCCCCGCCGCCCCCAGGGTGTGGCCGGTCAGTGCCTTGGTGGAAACCAGCGGCACCCGCCCATCTGCCCCGAACACTTCGGCGGTGGCGGTGGTTTCCGCCAGATCGTTGGCCGGCGTGCCGGTACCATGGCCGTTGATCAGGGCGATATCCTGCCGCCGTAAGTCGCTGCCCGCCAGGGCCACCCCGATGGCCCGTTGCAGGCCGATCCCCTGGGGATGGGGCGCGGTGGGGTGCCAGGCATCACCGGCGGTCCCAAACCCCCTGATCCAGCCCCGGGGCCGCCGCCCCTGCCGCGCCCCGGCGCTCTCCCTTTCCAGCAGCAACACAGCGGCGCCCTCACCCAGGTTCAAGCCCTGGCGGCTTTCGTCGAAGGGTCGACAGGGGGCGGCATCGGTGAGCAACAGGGAGGTAAAGCCGTTGCCGGCAATACGGGACAAGGCGTCGGCCCCGCCGGCAATGGCCAGGTCGCAGCGCCCCTGGCGCAACCAGTCGGCGGCCACCCCAATGGCATCGGTACCGGAGGCGCAGGCGTTGGTGATCACCAGGGCAGGCCCGGCAAGTTGCAGTACCGCCTGCAAGGCGATACTGACATTGCCCTGCAGATAACGTTGCACCGGCGCCAGCGGCGGCCGCTCGCCCTGCCGCCAGGCCCGGTAGTAGTCCTCGTCGTTGAAGGCACAGCCCACTGTGGTCCCCAGGCAGACCCCCACTTTTCTGCCCCGCAGCATCTCAGGCGACAGGCCGGCATCGGCCAGTGCTTCCAGCGCCGCCGCCAAGGCCAGCCGGCTGGTACGGCTCAGGGCAGTCAACTCTGCGGCGGCGGCAACTTCCGGCAGTCTGCCGGTCAGGGCCAGGGGATCACCGGCCACACTGAAAACCGGAAAGGGTAAAGAGGTGGCATAAATCTCGGCCGGCACCGGCCCACAGGCCACCTCTCCGCCGGCCAGGGCGGCCCCATGCTCCTCAAGGTTCAAGCCGGCGGCGGAAACGCATCCCATGCCACCGACGGCTATTGCCACCGCCGCATCATCCATCGGCACCCCCGTTCCCTCTAACCCTGATGCTCCTTGATATAGTGGACCAGGCTGGCAATGGAGGCAAAGGCCTTTTTGCCTTCATCCATGTCGCCAATCTGGACCCCGAAATGTTTCTGGATCAGCACCACCAGTTCCACTGCATCCAGCGAATCAAGCCCCAGCCCTTCACCAAACAGCGGCATATCATCTTTGATATCGGCAGGGCTTACCCCCTGCAGTTTGATTTCGTCGATCAAAATGTGTTTAAGCTGCTCTTTCAGGTCTTCCATGCCTTTGCCGTATTTCCTCGCAGTGTTTAACTTGTTGGTCTCGGTGGCCCCGCCGGCTTTGGCAAAGGCGATAAGACCGAAAAGGTTTGATTACTGCTGCCAAAAATCGTAAAAGTTGTACCATTGATACGGGTACTCGTCAACGTGCTCCTGCAGGCTTCGGGCAAAGCGGGCACCGCTTGCCCGGCACGCTTCCGCCCGCTGGTTGCGACCCTGCCAGCGGGGATACCAGACATCGCGGATTCGCAACTGATAACGGCGGCGGCCGGTCTTGGCGGCAAACATGGCCGCCACCGGGGCACCGACGCAACCCGCCAGCACATAAGCCGCATCGGGCAGACGCACCGGAGCTCCCAGAAAATCCACCGTTACCGAAGACCCTTTGACCAGCCGGTCACCCATGATGGTGACCACCTCTCCCCGTTGCAGGGCCGCCGTTGCCTCGACCACCCCGCCCAACGGCCCGTCTGTACTGATGATATGAAAGGGACGACGCCCCGGGCGCAGGTCGAAAAAATGCTTGGCCACCGCCTGCTGGTCGTAATGCATCAGGGCATGCACCGGCACCGGCAGCCTTTCCAGATGGGCCAGGGCGGTCTGCCAGTTACCCACATGGGCGGTGAGCAACACCACCCCCTTGCCTTCCGCCACCAGCTTGAGCAACTGCTCGTAGCCTGCGGTTTCACCTGCAAAGGCCCGGTTGCGCCCCATGCCCAGCCAGGCCCGATCCACCAGCACCCGGCCAAAGGAGTGGACATTTTTGAAGGTGGCCAGCCAGAGTCCCCACCGGCTAAGTTCCGGGAAACGGCGCTGCAGATAAGGCCTGGTACGGCGGTGAATCTCCCGGCTGCCCAGCAGATAAACGGCGACCACGGGCACCAGCAGCAGATAGGCCCCGGCAAGGCCAAACAGGCGCAAGGTGAGATAAAAACAGGAATGCCCCAGGGCCTCCAGCCGCTGCCAGCCGCCGCTGCCTGGTTGTTTTTTACCGACGCTTTGCATATTCCCAGTCAACACCAATAGCGGCTCATTTGTCCTCGATTCGGCAGGGAAACATCCTGACCCGGGCCCAGTAAATCAATCCCGCGCCGATCAGCCCCAGCACCGGTCCCACCACCAGGGAGCCCAGCAGCCAGTCCCACAGGCGCAGATGAATCTCCAACAGCCACTTCTCCCAGGAAAGATCCAGCAGCAGTGTCCCCTCGCGCATGAAGTAACCGGCCTGGATACAGAGCACCGGCACCACCGGCGGCATGCAGAACTGACTGGCCGCCACCGCGGCCAGTTTGTTGAGATGCAGGCGATGGGTAACATAGATAATCGCCACGGTATGGCAGGCGATCAGGGGCAGGGCTCCCATGAACAGACCGATCCAGACCGCGGTGGCCAGCCAGAGTGGGGAGGTGTGCTCGGAGCAGATTTTTTTCAGGGTCTGCCAGGGCCGCCGCACCGCCATTTTGGCGGCATTGAGCGGGGGCTGGTCGTCCGGCCGCCGATGAGACAGGGGCAACAAACGCCGCAACAGCAGGCGGGTATGAAGCACGGTCAACCGCAGGTTGTCTTTAAACTGGCCGAAATGACTAATTCGCTCACCGCTGGGGGGGTAATGCACCGAAATATCGACGGAAGCAAGCTCCACCCCGGCCCATGAGGCTCGCACCAGCACCTCGACTTCAAAGTCGTAGCGGCTGCTCTTGGGCTTTAAGGCCAACAACTCCCGTACCGGATACAGGCGCATGCCGCTCTGGGTGTCCGGTAGCTCCCGGCCGGTCTCAAGCCTGACCCAGAAGTTGGAGAAGGCCCGGCCGAACAGGCTGGCCCTGGGCACCGTTTCCTGCACCATGCGCCGCGCCCCGATGACGATGGCCGGCCGGTCGATGGCCGCCGCCCCGGCCGCCAGCAACTCGGCCTCGGCGGGATCATGCTGGCCGTCGGCATCAACGGTGATGATTTGCGTAAAACCCAGCTCCCCGGCCTTTTGCGCCCCGGCCATGATGGCCGCCCCCTTGCCCCGGTTAACCGGCAGGCGCAGCTTGTGGCAATCAAGATCGGTAATCTGCTGCCAGCCGTCATCGGTACTGCCGTCGTCAACCACCAGCACCGGCCAGCCCGCCGCCAAGGCCCGCTGAACCACCTCCCGCAGGGTGGCGCCATGGTTGTATACCGGCACTACGATAATGGTTTGTCGCTCATCTTCAACTCGCATTTCTTTGCCGGGGCTGACGCAGCAGGAAATCCCAGAGCGGCCCGGTATGCCCCATCTCGTGCAGAATTGTCAGTTTACCGATAATTGATGAAACCGGAAAAATTCGATCCTCCCGCGGGGCAAAAGCGGCAGCCAGCTCCCGGTAGAGTTCCGCCTCCTGCAACTTGGGCGAAAAATAAAAGGTCGGGGTCATCAGGGACTGGTCGGCGTCAATTACTCCATCCGCCACCGCCCGGGCGGCCAAGGCCGTACCCGGCAGGATCCGAATGCCGGAAAAGGCAAAAACGA
This window encodes:
- a CDS encoding lysophospholipid acyltransferase family protein — protein: MQSVGKKQPGSGGWQRLEALGHSCFYLTLRLFGLAGAYLLLVPVVAVYLLGSREIHRRTRPYLQRRFPELSRWGLWLATFKNVHSFGRVLVDRAWLGMGRNRAFAGETAGYEQLLKLVAEGKGVVLLTAHVGNWQTALAHLERLPVPVHALMHYDQQAVAKHFFDLRPGRRPFHIISTDGPLGGVVEATAALQRGEVVTIMGDRLVKGSSVTVDFLGAPVRLPDAAYVLAGCVGAPVAAMFAAKTGRRRYQLRIRDVWYPRWQGRNQRAEACRASGARFARSLQEHVDEYPYQWYNFYDFWQQ
- a CDS encoding DUF2062 domain-containing protein produces the protein MRVEDERQTIIVVPVYNHGATLREVVQRALAAGWPVLVVDDGSTDDGWQQITDLDCHKLRLPVNRGKGAAIMAGAQKAGELGFTQIITVDADGQHDPAEAELLAAGAAAIDRPAIVIGARRMVQETVPRASLFGRAFSNFWVRLETGRELPDTQSGMRLYPVRELLALKPKSSRYDFEVEVLVRASWAGVELASVDISVHYPPSGERISHFGQFKDNLRLTVLHTRLLLRRLLPLSHRRPDDQPPLNAAKMAVRRPWQTLKKICSEHTSPLWLATAVWIGLFMGALPLIACHTVAIIYVTHRLHLNKLAAVAASQFCMPPVVPVLCIQAGYFMREGTLLLDLSWEKWLLEIHLRLWDWLLGSLVVGPVLGLIGAGLIYWARVRMFPCRIEDK